The region CAAGTTTTATAAAAACTACGTTAAGAAGTTGGCTGTCGAAGACGCAACTCAGTCTTATATACAGTCAGTTGTgttaaagaaaacactgattgttGAGCACAGGCATGGGATCAGAATCAACGATAAGATAAATTCAGAAAGTAGCCTCTTAATTGAAGCAAGTCATTCGTACGAAGATAATATGGAGAATGAGAGACTTCCTCCTCTAAAAGGAGGAGATTAACCTCCAGCGGACAACGatcggattattattattatttaaagaccaaacacgggcaaagccagttaattatagttattcccgtgatcgccgatccaaacgagggagatccttctgaaaggttcaatccttcccgcaagatcggcctgagacgacgatgtcccagggtctgagaagctaagagtcctttttcggtaggcattaagtgcctcctgagcgttgccatatccggaggaatttccaactgacatggtggaccccgtaacgccacgctaagcccggaaggtaagagatccccatttccaactgtgtcgtgccagaagtactcgttgcctcacgggcaggggaacgataacgagaatttgccccaggatgaaaactggcctccttcggaatcgaactcacgaccgtccaaatccattatccatagcttaacatcaattaaataatattaagttAATTAATCTATGTATGTTCTATTTTAATaaacattaatttcttttattaacaaACTTAAATTAAACTTGCTAAATTCACGTCTTTTTCTACCAGCTTTGTGTCTataatgatgaaaattttgatCAACTTTTAATGCATACAGAAGTAAGGTAGCTATCAAAGTGGGACTGTTTGGGACTTACACCCCTCGACATAAATATTGGTGAATCTTCAACTTACTtcattcatacaaagaatgatttaattttttcttcagatatattttaaaatctgataaaattaataaaaattaatttaattatttaaattttgaaattttgtctaagaaatttggaaaaaacaaCGACTTTCATTGGCATAAAATTTGGTTATTGTGAGATTAATATGTAGAATAACCTCCTTTTGCCGAATAGATCTCCCAACACCTTTTTTTCATTGACTCAACTAATTTTTCAAGTTTTTTGATGGAATAGAATTCCAAATATCTAATAGATTTTCCTTCAGTGCCTGAATgttctcattttttctttgccTAATTTGAACCTTCATATAAGCCCACAAATGCTCTATCGGATTTAAATCCGGAGATTGCGAAGGCcattctaattttttaatatttttttcgcgaaaatattgaataatcatTTTTGATGTATGGCAGGGAGCGTTGTCTTGTTGAAAAATATAGTCAACAATCCCCATTTTTGTACAGAAAATGGCAAATTATTGGTCAAAATAGATTGATATTTTGCAGAATTAAGCGTTTTGTCTATAAATACCAAATCGCCTACCCCATGATAGGAAAAACAACTCCACACCATGACTTTCCCTAATTTTTTATTACATCATAATTTACCTTTTTCAAATTTGACAGTTGGAGTAATATTTtaggatttatttattttaaattttttctatacacaatttttcttttttgggtcgttaataattaaaaaatacattcatCAGGAAAAATTATTGATCTAAAATAATGGtctgaaatttaaagaaattttttgaaTCTGGAAACCATGTGTTTTTTTGTTAGAAGTGGTTTTTTCTTTGCAATTCTTCCgaaaattccatttttatttaaatttcgtaTTATGGTTCGAGACGAGACACGTGTTCCAGAAAACTTTTCTATTTCATTAGAGAGTTCAGAAGCAGTTAAAGATGAATTTTCCTCTGATGTGCGTACCAATGATTAATTTGCACATTATTCAAAATTGATAGTCTTCCAGAACCATGTTGGCGGTCATATGATccagttttattgtatttcttgatAAAAATTACGACTGTTGAATATGGAACACCggtttctttagaaattttaatatatgaCATATTTAAGTCGTATAGCGcaattattttccctttcataaACGAATCGAGagtattatatctaaaaatatttttttattaagatcAATCTCTAAATACTAGCATAATTTGACGGTTTAAATTTTATAACCAATTTTTATGTCACTAACCTAATTGCCGACATGCTTTAAATTTCTTGCAATATTAAtctttaaatctattttaattataaatacaaaataaatattattttagaagatcTAAAGGATCTTAA is a window of Octopus sinensis unplaced genomic scaffold, ASM634580v1 Contig01158, whole genome shotgun sequence DNA encoding:
- the LOC115226999 gene encoding uncharacterized protein LOC115226999, with translation MNIVVYATDGAPSLNTVISFINLIEMEITSQDRLKQIKKYHKYDLLVWELSILYDAQVKIIPLVLTWDELVSKFYKNYVKKLAVEDATQSYIQSVVLKKTLIVEHRHGIRINDKINSESSLLIEASHSYEDNMENERLPPLKGGD